CACGATTGAGTTCAAGGCTCCCCTGAAGGTGGATACTGCGGCACTAATTCAGTGTTCGGCGTGTGATTCGTGAGCTTCGCCTGGCGCATAAGGATTCTCAATAGGGCAGGCAGCGCCGTGAGCGCCGCCGCCATGCAAGCCGCGATGCCGTTTGTGGAGGCCAGCAGGAGCCCCTTGGGGCCAAGCGTGGTGAGGTCCGCCTTGTAAAATAAATCCTTAAACAGCTTCGTCTCGGGTTTGAGCCGGCCCGCCAAACGTTCGATGAATTGACGATTGCGCCCGCTTCGACCGCTCTCGACGACCACCACCAATTCGTCGCCTTCGCCTGGGAATTCCTCTCCGGAGCGCAGAATAAAACCGCCAACTCTAGCGCGCGGCTCAGAGTCGCGCGCTGTGTATTGGCGGCTGTTGACAGTTGAAAACCTGCTCAGAGCGAATTGCCGGCCCGTTGCAACCGCCATTCTTGTGCTGCCTACTCCTTCCTTTCTCTTGGCTAAATATACCCATTGAACGCTGCTTTGTCAGGCCATCAGTCAAATCTTGCGCTTTTTAAAAGAAGGAGTGGGACCCTCAGGCAAAGAATTCTCCGATAAAGACCCCCTGGAGATTTGGCATGGGGTGGGCAGGCGGTAGGCGGGAAAGGCCAACTCCCCATAGCCGGCCGAAGGCAGTTGGGGCAGGTTTGTCCGGGTGAATTGCTTCGGCGCATAAAACGCTGCGGCTGCCTAATAAAAATTACACTAAGGCAAAGCTTATGACGACGACAGGGGCAGATGTTCTGATCGAAACATTGATTGATTGGGGAGTGGATATCATCTTTGGGTTCCCGGGCGATGGCATTGACGGCATCATGGAATCGCTGCGCACGCATTGCGAAAAAATGCGTTTCCTGCAGGTCCGGCACGAGGAATCAGCCGCCTTTATGGCGTGCGCCTATGCCAAATACACCGGGCGCCTGGGCGTCTGCCTGGCGACCTCCGGGCCTGGGGGCATTCACCTGCTCAATGGCCTGTACGATGCCAAAATGGACAACCAGCCGGTGCTGGCGATTACAGGGCACCATTACCATGACTTGATTGACACCCACGCCCAACAGGATGTGGACCTGGATCGGGTTTATATGGATGTGGCGGTCTATAGCACGAGAGTCATGGGCCCGGAACATGTCTCCAATGTCACCAACCTGGCCTGCCGCACCGCCCTGAGCCGCCGCGGCGTGGCCCACATCAACTTCCCGATTGATTTCCAGTCCATGCCAGTCAAAAAGGGCCAGCCTTCCCCGCGTGGAAAGGGAGCCGACCAGGCCAATTCCCAGGCCTTTGCCCGGCGCTCAGGGCTGCCGGCGCAGGAAGATTTGGAACGGGCTGCTGAAGTGCTCAATGCAGGGAAAAAGGTGGCCATTTTGGCCGGAGCGGGGGCATTGGATGCGACCGATGAAGTCGTTGCCGCTTCGGAAAAGCTGGCCGCCCCCATCATTAAACCCTTGTTGGGCAAGGCCTGTGTGCCCGATGACGACCCGCACACTACCGGCGGCCTCGGATTGCTCGGCACGGCCCCTTCGCAGGTGGCCATGGAGGAATGCGATACGCTTCTCATGATCGGCACCTCGTTTCCCTATATGGAATTCCTGCCAAAACCGGGTCAGGCGCGCGGGGTGCAAATAGACATCGATCCAGCGCGAATCGCCTTGCGCTACCCGGTGGAGGTCGGCTTGGCGGGCGACAGCAAGCGGACTCTGCAAAAGCTTTTGCCCCTGCTCAAATACAACGAAGAGAGGTCTTTTCTGAGTAAAGCGCAGAAGGGGATGAAAGAGTGGTGGCAGACGATGGAGGAACGGGGCACGCGCGAGGACAAACCGATGAAACCGCAGGTGGTCGCCTGGGAGTTGGGCAAACTCCTCAAGGAAAACGCAATTGTTTCCTGTGATAGCGGGACTATCGCCACCTGGTGGGCGCGCCAAATCAAGGCCAAGCGCGGCCAGAAGTATTCCCTTTCAGGCACCCTGGCCACCATGGCCAATGGCCTTCCCTACGCCATCGCCGCGCAGGTGGCCTATCCCGAGCGACAATCCGTAGCGTTTGTGGGCGACGGTGGCTTTTCGATGCTGATGGCTGACTTTGTGACCGCGGTGAAGTACGAGCTGCCCATCAAGGTGATCATCATCAAGAACAACGTTCTGGGCCAAATCCGCTGGGAACAGATGGTGCTGCTGGGCAACCCGGAGTATGCGGTGGAACTACAGCCCATCGATTTTGTCATGTTCGCCAGGGCTTGCGGAGCAGTGGGGCTGACGGTGACTGAGCCCAGCCAGTGCGCGGATGTTTTGAAAGAGGCGCTCAATGCGCCCGGGCCAGCCTTGGTCGAAGCGGTCGTGGACCCGTACGAACCACCGCTGCCGGGCAAGATCAAGCCCGAGCTGGCCCTGCGTTTTGCCGAGGCCCTGGCTCGCGGCGAGCCCAAGCGCATGCACATTGCCAATACGGTCCTGAAGGACAAGATCAAGGAATTGGTCTAGTAAACTGGCAACTAAGTTTCGTCACATGTGTCGGAAAGCAATTCCCTCTGGAGGAGAGGTCGAGGGAGAGGAGGCGCTCTGTCTCGAAACCTCTGTGGCCAGTACTAGTGCTGCCCCCAATTCAGCCGCCCTGCGGTCTGAGCTTCACGAACAGCGCCTCCCACGCCCTGTACATGCCTTGCCCGGGAGTTAGTTTGCCCGCGCGCTCTAGGGCGGCGTAGTCTTTGAGCGTCAACCCGTCGTAATGCCCCAGCCAGCCACACGCTGCTCCTTTAGATTCGCGCAGGAAGGTCTCCTCCTCCGCAGCCGAGCACGACAGCGGAAAGGTCTCCTCGATGACAACCGGCTTGCCCACCGCGCAGCGGCGCAACGCGTCCATCGCTTCGGCAGGCCGTTTGGAATCGGGATAAATATGAACGCTGATAAAATCGAGTTCGGGAGCAATCTTGACAGGAACGAACCCGGATAAAAACCCCCACTGCTGTGTCCAGGGCAGTAAGCCCACCGTGATGAGAGCCTGGTGGTCGCAGGAGCGAATCGCCGCCGCCATGGCGCGAATCCATTGGACCGGGATGTCCTCGCGCCCGCGTCCTACCGGGTCCAGCGTGATGAATTGAAGAAAGTCATACCCTCCCAGCGAGCTTCCCGAGCGCCATTGGCCTGGCTGCCGTTTGGCGCCCGGCGACAACGGTTCGTTCATCAAATCGTAGCAAAACACAGCCGGACTGCCCGCGCACCTCCGGGCAACCTCGTGCCAAAAATTCGACTGCGCCGCCCAGCGTTGCGACTCAGCCATGGCATCATACCATGCGGGAGTATCGGCGGGGCGATAACAAGCCAAGCCGGTTATATCCAAATAAAGCCCACTCTGCCCGGCCACGCCCAGCATCCGCGAGAGCTGTTCGAACTCCACGCCATTGGCCTTCCCGGGCGCCTCCATGAACTTGCCGTATTGTAAATGGACGCGGACGACATTGGCGCCCAGGCGTTTCATTTTCTCAAAGTCATCCGCGAAAGTTTTCCAATCATCCATCCAGAAATCCTCCATTAATTGGCCGCGATTGCCGTAATTAAAGCCCCACGGATGAAATGGCCGCTTCGACTCCGCCAGAATGAACCCTTTCGAATCGGGGGCTATAACGATGCGCTCCATCGGTTTGCTGGCCGCCAATCCACTCAGCGGGCACCCCGCCAACAACAAGGAGCAAACCATCCCCATGCCTGCGCGTTTCACCCGGGCCACCGCGGCAAACTCATGTTCTCTCATCAAATCGTCCATTTACCGACAATATACTGAGGTGTCCTTAACATGAACTACATCTTATCGATGCTTCTCCCTCTGCCCCAAGGCCAATCACAAGGTCAGTTCCAAACCTTTGTAGGAGAAGGCGTAAGGAGTCTCTGGCCAAGATTGGCATCTGGCCGCCTTGGGTTCTTGAAATTAGTGTCTCGCTCCGCGCGGTTCCCCGCGGTCTGACTACCGCTTTCTGCTTTCTTCGCATCGCCGGCAGGGTCTATTTTGGCCCTCCAAATGAATACCGATCCAGCGCGTCTCAAAATCCTTCTGATTGGCGCGGTCTTTCTTGGCTTTTTCTGCGCCGCCAGCGTGGCGGTGACTGTTTCCGAACAGCACATCGTCATCCCCACGTATCTGTCTGGGGCGCCGGACCCCGATCCGATGTTTTATTTCGGGCTGTCCTCCCAGGGCGCCGCTGGGCGGGTCTATCCCTATCCCCTTTACGATTCGTTGACGAATACCAAGTCGAACAAAGTCTATCGAATCGTTTACCTCGAAAACCAATATGTGCGGATTGGGGTGCTGCCCGAAATCGGCGGGCGCCTGTTCGAGGCAATTGATAAGAGCAACGGCTACAATTTCATCTATCGGCAGCACGTGATTAAGCCCGCATTAATCGGGCTCATCGGCGCTTGGATTTCTGGCGGCATCGAGTGGAACATCCCCCATCACCATCGCGCCACAACGTTCCTGCCCGTTCAGTACCGAATTGAATCCAACCCCGACGCCAGCAAGACCATCTGGGTCGGCGAATTGGAATTGCGCCAACGCATGCGTTGGGCCGTGGGCTACACCTTGCGCCCAGGCAAGTCGTACCTGGAATGTTCAGTTCGCATTTTGAACCGCGCGCCGCTGGTCAATACCATGCTCTGTTTTGCCAATGTCGCGGTGCGCGTCAATGAGAATTACCAGGTCATTTATCCGCCCAGCACGCGGTTTGTCACATTTCATGGCAAGCGCGAATTCACGACCTGGCCGGTGGCCACCACCCGCTATGCGGGCGCGGACTTCACGCGCGGGGTCGATGTAAGCTGGTACTCCAATCACATCTCCGCCAACTCGATGTTCGCCTGGAATTACCAGGATGATTTCTTTGCCGGGTACGATCATGGCCGGCAGGCGGGCATCCTGAGCGTTGCGGACCACCATATCATTCCCGGGAAAAAATTCTGGACGTGGGGCAACGGCCCGCGCGGGCGGATGTGGGAAAAAATCCTGACCGATAGCGACGGTCCTTATATCGAATTGATGGCGGGGGCCTACTCGGATAACCAGCCCGATTACAGTTGGCTGCAGCCTTATGAAACCAAATCGTTCAAGATGTACTGGTACCCCTTTCGCGGCATCGGCGGGGTTAAGAACGCGAACCTCGATGCGGCCATCAATCTGGACGTAGCCACAAACGGCGCAGTCACCGTCGGTTTTTGCACCACGACGGCTTACCCAGCGGCAACCGTCCGCCTGAAAGCCGGCGATACCATTCTGCTGGAACAATCGACGCCGATTGACCCTGGCAGGCCTTACACTAAACACCTCTCGATTCCACTGGGCATCGACGAACACGATTTGCGCGCCTCGCTTTCGGTTGCCGGCAAAGAGCTGGTTTCTTACTCACCTTTGCGGCTTGAACCGCAGAAGATGCCCGAACCTGTCACCGGCCCGCCCCCGCCGGAGGAGATGAAAAGCGTCGAAGAACTCTTTCTGGCCGGGCAGCGCATCGAGCAGTTCCACAGCCCTGGTCTCCAGCCCGAACCCTACTGGGAAGAGGCGTTGCGCCGCGACCCAGGTGATTCGCGCGTAAACACAGCCCTGGGAATTCGCAAGCTCAAGCAGGCCCGCTTTGCCGAGGCGGAGCAGCTTTTTCGAAAGGCCCTCGAACGCCTGACCTTCAATTACACCGCGCCCAAAGATGGGGAAGCCTCTTACTACCTTGGCCTTGCCCTCGAGGGACAGGATCGGTTTAACGAGGCCTTCGATGCGTTTTACAAAGCCACCTGGAGCGCCGCTTGGGAAGGCCCCGCCTACTTTGCCCTGGCTGAGATTGCCACGCGCCGTGGTGACCTTGATAAGGGAATGGAATTCGTGAACCGCGCCCTGGATTTCAACGCGCTGAACCTTCGCGCGCTGAACCTCAAGGCATCACTGCTGCGCCACGCCCGCCGCTCGAAACAGGCCCTGGCTCTGCTCGATGCCGCGGCCGCAAAGACCGATCCTTTGGACGTGCGCCTGGCCACCGAACGCTGGCTGGCTGGAGACAAAAAGGCATCGAGCTTTTTGAATGCCACCCTGCTTCAGCACCCTGCCACCGGATTGGAAACTGCCGCTGAATACGCGGACGCCGGTTTGTGGCATGACGGCATCGAGGTCCTGACGCAAATGGTGAATACCGCCCGGCAGCCGGAGCGCGTTTCGCCCCTCGCGTGGTATTACCTTGGCGATTTCGCCGAGCGCCTTGGCAATGTGAGCCAGGCGGCGGAGTACCGTCATCGAGCGGCAATCGCCCCGCCCGATTATGTCTTTCCCTTCCAGGTCGAGATGCTGCCCGTGTTGCGCCGCGCTATCGCGGTGAATCCTCAAGACCCCCGAGCCCCCTATTATTTGGGCAACCTGCTTTTCGACTGGCAGCCTGACGAGGCGGTTCGGCTCTGGAAGCAATCGGCCAAACTGGACCCCGGCTTTTCAATGGTTCACCGCAATTTAGCTCTCGCGTATTGGCGCCAGCACCCCGCCAATCTGCCCGCAGCTATTGCTGAACTCGAACAAGCCGTCGCCGCTCCCTCCAGAACCGCCATGCAGTTCGAGGAACTGGATGAGCTCTACGCCCTGACAGGAATGGCCCCGGAAAAAAGACTGGCCTTGCTGCAACAGAACCACTCGGTCGTCGCCAAACGCGATGACGCCTTGTCTCGCGAAATTGGTTTGAGAATCTTCTCCGGCCAATACGACGCTGCCATACGGTTTATGACCGGGCGCAAGTTCTCGGTGTGGGAAGGCGGCTCGCTTGACGTAGCGCAGCATTGGGTCAACGCGCATCTCTTGCGCGGTCGCCAGTCCCTTCGCGCCAACCGTCCTCAGGTGGCTCTCGACGAGTTTGAGGTGGCTGGGAATATCCCCGAGAATCTGCCCAGTGAACGGGAGATTGGACGCACTGCCGAGATGGCCTATTGGAAAGGCCTCGCTTGCGACATGGCCGGTAATACAGCCAAGGCGCGCCAATTCTGGAACGAGGCGGCTGCTGAAAACACCAACGGCCAGCATAGAACCCGGCGGGGCCTTGCCGGCAGTCAAATCGAGGAATATTTCCAGGCACTGGCTGAGTTGAAGCTAGGCCGGCAATCCGAAGGTGAGCGGGCCCTGAAATCCCTGCTTGAAAGGGCCGGGCAATCTTTCGAAAAATCAAATGGAATCTCTGGAACTGGTCCAAGCGTCAGAACGCCCGACGCCCAATCCGCCTCAGCCCATTACCTCGCCGGCCTGGCCCAGCTCAGCCTTGGGCAAATCAAACAAGCCCGGACACAATTCGACCTCGCCCTGCGTTGCTCCCCTGACCTCCTCGGAGCCAGGGCGGAACTCGATAGTTTGCGGTAGAATTGAGCACATGTTCGGTGGCTTGCCTTCGCCGGGAATTCGTGCAACATAGGGCGGCAGAGGACCCACAAAAAACTATGTCACTCGAATTCGAACTCCAAAAGTATCCTAAGGAGCTAAAGCTCAAGGACGGCTCGAGATGCCGCGTTCGGCCATTGCGCAAAGACGACGAAAAGGCCCTGCACACATTCTTCATGGCGATTCCGGAATCCGAGCGGATGTTTATCAAACACCGGGTGAGGGAGCCGGTGGTGATTCGCGACTGGTGCCAGAATATCGATCTGGGCCGCAACCTGCCGCTTCTGGCTTTAGCGGAAGGCAAGGTCGTGGGGGTCGCAACGCTCCATCAGCAGCTTGGCGGGTGGAAAAGGCATATTGGCCGGGTGAGTGTTCTGGTCTTGCCGCAAAACCGCGGACGCGGCCTGGCGCGGGGATTGGTCAGCGAGATAGTGGCTCTGGCGCGCATTGGGGGCCTCGAGAAGGTCGAGGCCGAGTTCATCGGGGAACAGGAGGCAGCGGTGAAGATGTTCGCCCTGCTGGGTTTCAGCAATCTGGTACGGCTGGAGAGCTACGTAAAAGACATGCAAGCCATCACCCACGATTATATCCTGATGGGGTTGAATCTCAAAACTGATGAGGAATATGCGGGTGTTGGCTAGACAATAAGAGCCCTGCTGAGCACTCCCTAACATGAACTACATCCGTAATCTGCCGATGCTTCTCCCTCTCCCCTTCCGAAGGGGAGAGGGGTCCCTCGCTGTAGTTTATGCCACGGCCCCCCGTATATGATCACTAACCCTTCTCTGCGCGCCTTCCGTATTATTCTGCTGGCTGGAATGCTTGGCGTTCTAGCCGCCAACGCCGCGCGGGTCCAGGGACTGCGCTGTGAATACCTGCAAGACCCTCTGGGCATCGACACGCCCCAGCCTCGCCTGAGCTGGATTATTCTGCCCGACAATCGTTCGGTTCGTGGAGAACGCCAGCGGGCTTATCAAATCCTGGTCGCCGCCAGTTTGAGCCAATTGCAAGCCGGCCATGGAGATTTGTGGGACTCGGGCAAAGTCGATTCCGATGAGTCGATCCAGGTTTCCTACGGCGGGCAGCCACTGGCTTCGGGCCAGGAATGTTTTTGGAAAGTGCGGGTCTGGGACCAGGAGGGCAATATCTCGCGCTGGAGCCAACCCGCCCGGTGGAGCATGGGTCTGCTCTCGGCTTCGGAATGGCATGGGCAATGGATTGGCCTCGATGGCGGCTTGTCGAACGTGGTGTTGAGCGAGGCCTCCTGGATTTGGTTTCCTGAAGGCCACCCGGAAAAGTCCGCCCCGGTTGCCACTCGCTATTTCCGTCATGTTTTCAATGTGCCTGCCGGACGCGCCATCAAAGCGGCCACCTGGTTGGTAACCGGCGATGATGAGTTCACCGCTTTCGTCAATGGCAAGGAGGTCGGGACCGGCGCGGATTTCAAAGTTGCAAAAGAGTTCAATGTCACAAGCCAAATCCACGCGGGAAAGAACGCACTGGCGGCCTTTGTCAAAAACACGGGGGATGTCCCGAGCCCGGCGGGTTTCCTGGGTTTGCTGCGCATCCAATTCGACCAAGGCGACCCGCTGGTGGTTCCGACTGATGAGAAGTGGCAAAGCTCGGCTGAGGAGTTCGCCGGCTGGCTCGAGCCTGGCTTTGATGACTCGACCTGGCTGCCAGCCATGAAGCTTGGCCCTGCAGGCATGGAACCCTGGGGCGAGGTGGCCCAAAGCGACGACCGCCGTCTCCCCGCCCGCTGGTTGCGCAAGGAGTTCCAGCTCGATAAGCCAGTGGCCCGCGCGGCCGTCTATTTCTCCGGTCTCGGCCTTTCCGAGTTTTATCTCAACGGCCAAAAGGTTGGAACGGATGTGTTGTCCCCTGGGCTGACGGAGTACAACAAGCGGGTTTTTTATGTGACTCGCGATATCACAGGGCTCCTGAAGCGCGGACCCAACGCAGCCGGCATCGTGCTGGGCAATGGCCGTTTCTTTGCGCCCCGGGGAAAGGTGCCCACGACTACCCGCACGTTTGGCTTTCCGAAACTGCTCTTTGAAATGCGCATCGAGTACCAGGACGGGTCCCTTGCCAGCATGGTCAGCGACGGCACCTGGAAGCTTACTACCAACGGGCCAATCCGCGCCAATAACGAATATGACGGCGAAGAGTACGATGCGCGGATGGAATTGCCCGGCTGGAGCCAGCCCGGCTTTGACGATTCGAAATGGGACAACGCGCAAATCGCAGATGCCCCTTCCAAAGTACTGGCCGCGCAGGTGATTGAGCCCATTCGGGTGATGCAGACACTGAATCCGGTCTCGGTCACGCAACTCCAGCCCGGGGTATTTATCTTCGATATGGGCCAGAACATGGTCGGCTGGTGCCGCCTGCATGTTTCGGGCCCGCGCGGGACCACCGTCTCGTTGCGCCACGCCGAAACCCTCAAACCGGATGGCTCCCTTTACGTGGCCAATCTGCGCTCGGCCAAAGCAACCGACCGCTACACCCTCAAAGGCGCCGGCAGGGAGGTTTATGAGCCGCGCTTTACCTACCACGGTTTTCGGTTCGTAGAGGTGACAGGCTACCCGGGCAACGCGTCTTTGTCGGCAATCGAGGGTCGGGTGGTCCGTGACGACCTGGAAAGCGCCGGGGATTTCTCCTGCTCGGATGAGCTGTTGAACCGGATTTATCATAATATCCTTTGGGGGGTGCAGGGCAACTACCGCAGCATTCCGACCGATTGCCCGCAGCGGGACGAACGGCAGGGCTGGCTGGGCGATCGGTCCGCTGAATCCAAAGGCGAAACCTACCTGTTCAATACCGCCGCTCTCTATGGCAAGTGGCTCGAGGATATGGCCGATGCCCAAAAGGACAGCGGGAGTGTCCCGGATGTGTGCCCGGCTTATTGGCCAATCTACTCGGATAATGTGACCTGGCCCAGCAGCACGGTGATTATCCCCAGCGCGCTCCGGGACCAATTTGGCGATAGGCGCATCATCGCGCAGCATTATGACAGCGCCAGGAAATGGATGGATTACATGGCCGGCTTCGCCAAAAACGGCATCATCTCGCGCGATTCCTATGGCGACTGGTGCGTTCCGCCCGAAGACCCCAAACTGATTCACTCCAAAGACCCCAAGCGCAAAACCAATACCGCGCTTCTGGCCACCGCTTACTTCTATGAAGACGCTCTCCTCATGGCCGGCTACGCCAAACAACTCGGCAAAAGTGACGATAGCCGGCGCTTCCTGGACCTGGCGGCCACGCTCAAAAGGGCCTTCAACGAGAGGTTTCTGAATCAGGATGCCGGCCAATATGATAACGGCACTCAAACCTCGTGCGTGTTGTCGCTGGCTTTCGGCCTTACCCCGGAAGCCCAGCGCGCCCGTATTTTTCAGCATCTGCTCGATAAGATTAACCAGGAGAGCGACGGCCATATCGGGACCGGCCTCATCGGCGGCCAATGGTTGATGCGCGCGCTCACGGACAACGGGCGTCCGGACGTTGGCTTTGAAATCGCCACCCAACGGACTTACCCAAGCTGGGGGTACATGGTTGAAAAGGGGGCTACAACGGTTTGGGAGCTGTGGA
This DNA window, taken from Verrucomicrobiia bacterium, encodes the following:
- a CDS encoding thiamine pyrophosphate-dependent enzyme, yielding MTTTGADVLIETLIDWGVDIIFGFPGDGIDGIMESLRTHCEKMRFLQVRHEESAAFMACAYAKYTGRLGVCLATSGPGGIHLLNGLYDAKMDNQPVLAITGHHYHDLIDTHAQQDVDLDRVYMDVAVYSTRVMGPEHVSNVTNLACRTALSRRGVAHINFPIDFQSMPVKKGQPSPRGKGADQANSQAFARRSGLPAQEDLERAAEVLNAGKKVAILAGAGALDATDEVVAASEKLAAPIIKPLLGKACVPDDDPHTTGGLGLLGTAPSQVAMEECDTLLMIGTSFPYMEFLPKPGQARGVQIDIDPARIALRYPVEVGLAGDSKRTLQKLLPLLKYNEERSFLSKAQKGMKEWWQTMEERGTREDKPMKPQVVAWELGKLLKENAIVSCDSGTIATWWARQIKAKRGQKYSLSGTLATMANGLPYAIAAQVAYPERQSVAFVGDGGFSMLMADFVTAVKYELPIKVIIIKNNVLGQIRWEQMVLLGNPEYAVELQPIDFVMFARACGAVGLTVTEPSQCADVLKEALNAPGPALVEAVVDPYEPPLPGKIKPELALRFAEALARGEPKRMHIANTVLKDKIKELV
- a CDS encoding GNAT family N-acetyltransferase, translating into MSLEFELQKYPKELKLKDGSRCRVRPLRKDDEKALHTFFMAIPESERMFIKHRVREPVVIRDWCQNIDLGRNLPLLALAEGKVVGVATLHQQLGGWKRHIGRVSVLVLPQNRGRGLARGLVSEIVALARIGGLEKVEAEFIGEQEAAVKMFALLGFSNLVRLESYVKDMQAITHDYILMGLNLKTDEEYAGVG
- a CDS encoding DUF5107 domain-containing protein, yielding MNTDPARLKILLIGAVFLGFFCAASVAVTVSEQHIVIPTYLSGAPDPDPMFYFGLSSQGAAGRVYPYPLYDSLTNTKSNKVYRIVYLENQYVRIGVLPEIGGRLFEAIDKSNGYNFIYRQHVIKPALIGLIGAWISGGIEWNIPHHHRATTFLPVQYRIESNPDASKTIWVGELELRQRMRWAVGYTLRPGKSYLECSVRILNRAPLVNTMLCFANVAVRVNENYQVIYPPSTRFVTFHGKREFTTWPVATTRYAGADFTRGVDVSWYSNHISANSMFAWNYQDDFFAGYDHGRQAGILSVADHHIIPGKKFWTWGNGPRGRMWEKILTDSDGPYIELMAGAYSDNQPDYSWLQPYETKSFKMYWYPFRGIGGVKNANLDAAINLDVATNGAVTVGFCTTTAYPAATVRLKAGDTILLEQSTPIDPGRPYTKHLSIPLGIDEHDLRASLSVAGKELVSYSPLRLEPQKMPEPVTGPPPPEEMKSVEELFLAGQRIEQFHSPGLQPEPYWEEALRRDPGDSRVNTALGIRKLKQARFAEAEQLFRKALERLTFNYTAPKDGEASYYLGLALEGQDRFNEAFDAFYKATWSAAWEGPAYFALAEIATRRGDLDKGMEFVNRALDFNALNLRALNLKASLLRHARRSKQALALLDAAAAKTDPLDVRLATERWLAGDKKASSFLNATLLQHPATGLETAAEYADAGLWHDGIEVLTQMVNTARQPERVSPLAWYYLGDFAERLGNVSQAAEYRHRAAIAPPDYVFPFQVEMLPVLRRAIAVNPQDPRAPYYLGNLLFDWQPDEAVRLWKQSAKLDPGFSMVHRNLALAYWRQHPANLPAAIAELEQAVAAPSRTAMQFEELDELYALTGMAPEKRLALLQQNHSVVAKRDDALSREIGLRIFSGQYDAAIRFMTGRKFSVWEGGSLDVAQHWVNAHLLRGRQSLRANRPQVALDEFEVAGNIPENLPSEREIGRTAEMAYWKGLACDMAGNTAKARQFWNEAAAENTNGQHRTRRGLAGSQIEEYFQALAELKLGRQSEGERALKSLLERAGQSFEKSNGISGTGPSVRTPDAQSASAHYLAGLAQLSLGQIKQARTQFDLALRCSPDLLGARAELDSLR
- a CDS encoding cellulase family glycosylhydrolase, whose amino-acid sequence is MDDLMREHEFAAVARVKRAGMGMVCSLLLAGCPLSGLAASKPMERIVIAPDSKGFILAESKRPFHPWGFNYGNRGQLMEDFWMDDWKTFADDFEKMKRLGANVVRVHLQYGKFMEAPGKANGVEFEQLSRMLGVAGQSGLYLDITGLACYRPADTPAWYDAMAESQRWAAQSNFWHEVARRCAGSPAVFCYDLMNEPLSPGAKRQPGQWRSGSSLGGYDFLQFITLDPVGRGREDIPVQWIRAMAAAIRSCDHQALITVGLLPWTQQWGFLSGFVPVKIAPELDFISVHIYPDSKRPAEAMDALRRCAVGKPVVIEETFPLSCSAAEEETFLRESKGAACGWLGHYDGLTLKDYAALERAGKLTPGQGMYRAWEALFVKLRPQGG
- a CDS encoding family 78 glycoside hydrolase catalytic domain — its product is MITNPSLRAFRIILLAGMLGVLAANAARVQGLRCEYLQDPLGIDTPQPRLSWIILPDNRSVRGERQRAYQILVAASLSQLQAGHGDLWDSGKVDSDESIQVSYGGQPLASGQECFWKVRVWDQEGNISRWSQPARWSMGLLSASEWHGQWIGLDGGLSNVVLSEASWIWFPEGHPEKSAPVATRYFRHVFNVPAGRAIKAATWLVTGDDEFTAFVNGKEVGTGADFKVAKEFNVTSQIHAGKNALAAFVKNTGDVPSPAGFLGLLRIQFDQGDPLVVPTDEKWQSSAEEFAGWLEPGFDDSTWLPAMKLGPAGMEPWGEVAQSDDRRLPARWLRKEFQLDKPVARAAVYFSGLGLSEFYLNGQKVGTDVLSPGLTEYNKRVFYVTRDITGLLKRGPNAAGIVLGNGRFFAPRGKVPTTTRTFGFPKLLFEMRIEYQDGSLASMVSDGTWKLTTNGPIRANNEYDGEEYDARMELPGWSQPGFDDSKWDNAQIADAPSKVLAAQVIEPIRVMQTLNPVSVTQLQPGVFIFDMGQNMVGWCRLHVSGPRGTTVSLRHAETLKPDGSLYVANLRSAKATDRYTLKGAGREVYEPRFTYHGFRFVEVTGYPGNASLSAIEGRVVRDDLESAGDFSCSDELLNRIYHNILWGVQGNYRSIPTDCPQRDERQGWLGDRSAESKGETYLFNTAALYGKWLEDMADAQKDSGSVPDVCPAYWPIYSDNVTWPSSTVIIPSALRDQFGDRRIIAQHYDSARKWMDYMAGFAKNGIISRDSYGDWCVPPEDPKLIHSKDPKRKTNTALLATAYFYEDALLMAGYAKQLGKSDDSRRFLDLAATLKRAFNERFLNQDAGQYDNGTQTSCVLSLAFGLTPEAQRARIFQHLLDKINQESDGHIGTGLIGGQWLMRALTDNGRPDVGFEIATQRTYPSWGYMVEKGATTVWELWNGDTADPAMNSGNHVMLVGDLAIWLYEDLAGIKPDPAQPGFKHIVMRPEPVGDLKFVRATHQSPFGMIASQWKRSARSFHWDITVPANATATVYVPAAGLDAVKEHGRPVARARGVKFERLDNGRVVLSVGSGKYNFESGL